A genomic region of Lates calcarifer isolate ASB-BC8 linkage group LG9, TLL_Latcal_v3, whole genome shotgun sequence contains the following coding sequences:
- the ndufa8 gene encoding NADH dehydrogenase [ubiquinone] 1 alpha subcomplex subunit 8, which produces MPTTLEVPTLQELSVDEINVSSAVLKAAAHHYGSQCDKPNKEFMLCRWEEKDPRKCLEEGRKVNECALNFFRQIKGNCAESFTEYWTCLDYSNLAELRRCRKQQQTFDSCVLDKLGWERPELGDLSKVTKVATTRPLPENPYHSRPRPEPNPTTEGKLEPSKYGSRLFFWSW; this is translated from the exons ATGCCCACAACACTGGAAGTTCCCACTCTGCAGGAGCTAAGTGTGGACGAG ATCAATGTGTCGTCTGCAGTGCTGAAGGCTGCTGCCCACCATTATGGCTCCCAGTGTGACAAACCCAACAAGGAATTCATGCTCTGTCGCTGGGAGGAGAAGGACCCCAGGAAGTGTttagaggaagggaggaaagtAAACGAGTGTGCACTCAACTTCTTCAG GCAAATCAAGGGTAACTGTGCCGAGTCCTTCACGGAGTACTGGACCTGTCTGGATTATTCGAATTTGGCAGAACTCCGTCGTTGCCGTAAGCAGCAGCAAACCTTCGACAGCTGCGTCCTTGATAAGCTGGGATGGGAGAGACCTGAGTTGGGAGACTTGTCTAAG GTGACCAAAGTGGCAACCACACGGCCACTGCCTGAGAACCCCTACCACTCAAGACCACGTCCTGAGCCCAACCCAACCACCGAGGGTAAACTGGAGCCTTCCAAATATGGCAGCAGGTTATTCTTCTGGAGCTGGTGA